From Pyxidicoccus xibeiensis, the proteins below share one genomic window:
- a CDS encoding AI-2E family transporter has translation MSSHPLDTASSERRKRLLLLGALWLLVAAALFAFRSVVMPFAGAALLAYLVQPLVARITRLRVAGRAIPRGAAILLIYAGFFVGVYLFFVALVPQLYREMARVSRDTVALANKLTPEHVQELAQRAETWLSTRGIPVALSNRALEGADAAAGTGQFSLALDLEQLLGDAAKRASSLVQENLGDIVNVSRTIVAGVAAGVFMMFFVMMVAAFFSIDAQAIRRYFGTLVPPEYLQDARQLMERVDRSLAGVVRGQVTICIVNGLLTFIGLLLFGVKFAFLLATIATFFSLIPIFGTILSSVPIVLIALADGFQKGLAILAWIVGIHALEAYFLNPKIMGQAAHLHPVIVAFSLIAGERLYGLVGALFAVPVASILVACFDYARLKAQPGPVAAAPAVEAERLQPPAA, from the coding sequence ATGTCGTCGCATCCCCTGGACACCGCATCCTCTGAACGACGCAAGCGCCTGCTCCTGCTGGGGGCCCTGTGGCTGCTGGTGGCGGCGGCGCTGTTCGCCTTCCGCTCGGTGGTGATGCCCTTCGCGGGCGCGGCGCTCCTCGCGTACCTGGTGCAGCCGCTGGTGGCGCGCATCACCCGCCTGAGGGTGGCCGGCCGTGCCATTCCACGCGGGGCGGCCATCCTCCTCATCTACGCCGGCTTCTTCGTGGGCGTGTACCTGTTCTTCGTCGCGCTGGTGCCGCAGCTCTACCGGGAGATGGCGCGCGTCAGCCGCGACACGGTGGCCCTGGCCAACAAGCTCACCCCGGAGCACGTGCAGGAGCTCGCGCAGCGCGCCGAGACGTGGCTCAGCACCCGGGGCATCCCCGTGGCCCTCTCCAACCGCGCGCTGGAGGGCGCCGACGCCGCGGCGGGCACGGGCCAGTTCAGCCTGGCGTTGGATTTGGAGCAGCTGCTGGGGGACGCGGCGAAGCGGGCCTCGTCGCTGGTGCAGGAGAACCTGGGCGACATCGTCAACGTGTCGCGCACCATCGTCGCCGGGGTGGCCGCCGGCGTCTTCATGATGTTCTTCGTGATGATGGTGGCCGCGTTCTTCTCCATCGACGCGCAGGCCATCCGCCGCTACTTCGGCACGCTGGTTCCGCCCGAGTACCTCCAGGACGCGCGCCAGCTGATGGAGCGCGTGGACCGCTCGCTGGCCGGCGTGGTGCGCGGCCAGGTCACCATCTGCATCGTCAACGGCCTGCTGACCTTCATCGGGCTGCTGCTGTTCGGCGTGAAGTTCGCCTTCCTGCTGGCGACCATCGCCACCTTCTTCAGCCTCATCCCCATCTTCGGCACCATCCTCAGCTCGGTGCCCATCGTCCTCATCGCGCTGGCGGACGGCTTCCAGAAGGGGCTGGCCATCCTCGCGTGGATTGTCGGCATCCACGCGCTGGAGGCGTACTTCCTCAACCCCAAGATCATGGGGCAGGCGGCGCACCTCCACCCCGTCATCGTCGCCTTCTCCCTCATCGCCGGGGAACGGCTCTACGGGCTGGTGGGGGCCCTCTTCGCGGTGCCCGTGGCCTCCATCCTCGTGGCGTGCTTCGACTATGCACGCCTCAAGGCGCAGCCCGGGCCCGTGGCGGCCGCCCCGGCGGTGGAGGCCGAGCGGCTGCAGCCGCCCGCGGCCTGA
- a CDS encoding glutamine synthetase family protein: MPTRSKAKVLTHPAMARRARTKEREPARGTPRDSTDTDTLRRWLDEKGIKKVKVGAVDVDGVWRGKYISLEKFLSAAKGGLGFCDVVFGWDLHDELLDNTQVTGWHTGYPDAHAKVDTTTGRIIPWEPDTAAFLLDFVNADGSPLEASPRQLLQKIAARARGLGYLPRFGAEYEFFIFKEQPHTLKEKGFQGLTPLTPGMFGYSWLRTSQNAPLVHALIDGCNAFGLNIEGFHTETGPGVFEAAIRYDDIEKSADKAVLFKTVVKEICSRHGLSACFMAKVNAKLPGCSGHVHQSLWDLKGDRNLFHDEGAPHGMSRMMRHYIGGQLELMPELTALYWPTINSYKRSVENTWAPTTATWGLENRTTAIRVIGENAKAMRIEYRQLGADMNAYIGMAVSLAAGLWGIENEVEPPAACNSNAYAVADSRPLPRNLKEAVALLKNSERARELLGEGFVDHFVRTREWEVRQYERAVTNWELERYLELI; this comes from the coding sequence ATGCCGACGCGTTCCAAGGCGAAGGTCCTCACGCATCCAGCCATGGCCCGAAGAGCCCGCACCAAGGAGCGAGAGCCCGCGCGCGGCACGCCTCGCGACTCCACGGACACCGACACGCTGCGCCGGTGGCTGGACGAGAAGGGCATCAAGAAGGTGAAGGTGGGCGCGGTGGACGTCGATGGCGTCTGGCGCGGCAAGTACATCTCCCTGGAGAAGTTCCTCAGCGCCGCCAAGGGCGGCCTGGGCTTCTGCGACGTCGTCTTCGGGTGGGATTTGCACGACGAGCTGCTCGACAACACCCAGGTGACGGGCTGGCACACGGGCTACCCGGACGCGCACGCGAAGGTGGACACCACCACCGGGCGCATCATTCCGTGGGAGCCGGACACCGCGGCCTTCCTGCTGGACTTCGTCAACGCGGACGGCTCGCCGCTGGAGGCGAGCCCGCGGCAGCTGCTCCAGAAGATTGCGGCCCGTGCGCGCGGGCTGGGCTACCTGCCCCGCTTCGGCGCGGAGTACGAGTTCTTCATCTTCAAGGAGCAGCCCCACACCCTGAAGGAGAAGGGCTTCCAGGGGCTGACGCCGCTGACGCCGGGCATGTTCGGCTACTCGTGGCTGCGCACCTCGCAGAACGCGCCGCTGGTGCACGCGCTCATCGACGGGTGCAACGCCTTCGGGCTGAACATCGAGGGCTTCCACACGGAGACGGGGCCCGGCGTGTTCGAGGCCGCCATCCGCTACGACGACATCGAGAAGTCCGCCGACAAGGCGGTGCTCTTCAAGACGGTGGTGAAGGAGATCTGCTCCCGCCATGGCCTGAGCGCGTGCTTCATGGCCAAGGTGAACGCGAAGCTGCCGGGGTGCTCGGGGCACGTGCACCAGTCGCTGTGGGACCTCAAGGGCGACCGCAACCTCTTCCACGACGAGGGCGCGCCCCACGGCATGAGCCGGATGATGCGTCACTACATCGGCGGGCAGCTCGAGCTGATGCCGGAGCTGACGGCGCTCTACTGGCCCACCATCAACAGCTACAAGCGCAGCGTGGAGAACACCTGGGCGCCCACCACCGCGACGTGGGGCCTGGAGAACCGCACCACCGCCATCCGCGTCATCGGCGAGAACGCCAAGGCGATGCGGATTGAGTACCGGCAGCTCGGCGCGGACATGAACGCGTACATCGGCATGGCGGTCAGCCTGGCCGCGGGCCTGTGGGGCATCGAAAACGAGGTGGAGCCGCCCGCCGCCTGCAACAGCAACGCGTACGCGGTCGCCGACTCCCGGCCGCTGCCTCGCAACCTGAAGGAAGCGGTGGCGCTGCTCAAGAACAGCGAGCGCGCGCGGGAGCTGCTGGGGGAAGGATTCGTGGACCACTTCGTGCGCACGCGCGAGTGGGAGGTGCGCCAGTACGAGCGCGCCGTCACCAATTGGGAGCTGGAGCGCTACCTGGAGCTCATCTGA
- a CDS encoding glutamine amidotransferase-related protein codes for MRQPAAVKNVLLLKAGDAALPVRLSVGDYERWFLQTIGLSDYRFDILPVHRNAPLPTSLKGYDAVMMTGSPLSVTQLEPWMARAGEFMVEAGERGTPVLGVCFGQQLLAHAYGGRVGRNPQGRETGTVEVALTEEGRKDALFDGLPERFAVQATHEDIVSQLPEGTRVLAGNANTATQALAFRKNVRGVQFHPEAPTDAMRAIILARQEGLERDAVARGAAPGERVPRLLAGILPTPSGRRILVNFLERFT; via the coding sequence ATGCGGCAACCTGCGGCGGTGAAGAACGTCCTCTTGCTGAAAGCAGGCGACGCGGCCCTGCCCGTGCGCCTCTCGGTGGGCGACTACGAGCGGTGGTTTCTGCAAACCATCGGACTGTCGGATTACCGCTTCGACATCCTCCCCGTGCACCGCAACGCACCACTGCCCACAAGCTTGAAGGGCTACGACGCGGTGATGATGACGGGCTCGCCGCTGTCGGTGACACAGCTGGAGCCGTGGATGGCGCGCGCCGGGGAGTTCATGGTGGAGGCGGGCGAGCGCGGCACGCCCGTGCTGGGGGTGTGCTTCGGCCAGCAGCTGCTGGCGCATGCGTACGGCGGCCGGGTGGGGCGCAACCCGCAGGGCCGGGAGACGGGCACCGTGGAGGTGGCGCTCACGGAGGAGGGCCGCAAGGACGCCCTCTTCGACGGGCTGCCCGAGCGCTTCGCCGTGCAGGCCACCCACGAGGACATCGTCTCCCAGCTCCCCGAGGGGACGCGGGTGCTGGCGGGCAACGCCAACACGGCCACGCAGGCGCTGGCCTTCCGGAAGAACGTGCGCGGCGTGCAGTTCCACCCGGAGGCGCCCACGGACGCCATGCGCGCCATCATCCTGGCCCGCCAGGAGGGCCTGGAGCGGGACGCCGTCGCGCGCGGCGCCGCCCCGGGAGAGCGGGTGCCCCGGCTGCTCGCGGGAATCCTGCCCACTCCCTCCGGGAGGCGAATCCTGGTGAACTTCCTCGAGCGCTTCACCTGA
- a CDS encoding alpha/beta fold hydrolase — protein sequence MNPLVLGYRRWKRQFRSLAAYVHLGPNANRIVRKTDFSNCQKPVLLLYGFFSTRRVFEVLEHRLRRDGYCVWSIHLGGAMDRFNTYGIDVLAEKVREKVERMYARFPGMGPLTIIGHSKGGLIGAYYVKRLGGDQRVRSVITLGTPHQGSRMAYLGCATLGWFSRSMWQLTPVSPFIKQLRVGAFPRNVRLVSLYSRDDGITPWRSSRLDVDEQPNVSNVELTGVGHGELLTRRSVYDVIRRELAVGYGAPAPPPMLRALPMPAS from the coding sequence ATGAATCCGCTCGTCCTGGGGTACCGCCGGTGGAAGCGCCAGTTCCGGAGCCTGGCGGCCTACGTCCACCTGGGCCCGAACGCCAACCGCATCGTCCGCAAGACGGACTTCAGCAACTGCCAGAAGCCGGTGCTGCTGCTGTACGGCTTCTTCAGCACCCGGCGCGTCTTCGAGGTGCTGGAGCACCGGCTGCGGCGCGACGGCTACTGTGTCTGGTCCATCCACCTGGGTGGGGCGATGGACCGCTTCAACACCTACGGCATCGACGTGCTGGCCGAGAAGGTGCGCGAGAAGGTGGAGCGGATGTACGCGCGCTTCCCGGGCATGGGGCCGCTCACCATCATCGGCCACTCCAAGGGCGGCCTCATCGGCGCCTATTACGTGAAGCGCCTGGGCGGAGACCAGCGGGTGCGCAGCGTCATCACCCTGGGCACCCCGCACCAGGGCTCGCGGATGGCCTACCTGGGCTGCGCGACACTGGGCTGGTTCAGCCGCAGCATGTGGCAACTCACGCCCGTGTCGCCCTTCATCAAGCAGCTCCGGGTGGGCGCCTTCCCGCGAAACGTGCGCCTGGTGTCCCTCTACTCGCGGGATGATGGAATCACCCCCTGGCGCTCCTCCCGGCTGGACGTGGACGAGCAGCCCAACGTCTCCAACGTCGAGCTGACGGGCGTCGGGCACGGGGAGCTGCTCACCCGGCGGTCGGTCTACGACGTCATCCGCCGCGAGCTGGCCGTGGGCTATGGCGCCCCCGCGCCCCCGCCCATGCTGCGCGCGCTGCCGATGCCGGCGTCCTGA
- a CDS encoding iron-containing alcohol dehydrogenase yields MKPFDIPTEPRVTEMAWPTRIVFGAGALQRLPAQAQRLKMKRPLLVTDAGVVKAGLAARVQEVLKGAGLECAVFDRVEPNPTERDVFAGLEAYRKGGCDGIVALGGGSALDAGKLVQLMTTHEPPLSRYDDAKGGDQFVNDDLPPLIAIPTTAGTGSEVGRSGVVTLEDTGRKTVIFSPHLLPRAAICDPELTLGLPPGVTAATGMDAFTHCLEAYLANGFHPLADAVAIDGIHRVGRSLVTAVREGSNLAARTDMMVAAMEGAMAFQKGLGACHALAHALTPISGVHHGLSNAIVLPVVMEFNRAVCTARLARVAVAMGDTSNAREEVLASNAIDRVRRLNAAVGIPARLRDAGVQEKDLPKIADKAFQDASHLSNPRKVTEADLLAMAREAF; encoded by the coding sequence ATGAAGCCGTTCGACATCCCCACCGAGCCGCGTGTCACGGAGATGGCCTGGCCCACGCGCATCGTCTTCGGCGCGGGCGCACTCCAGCGGCTGCCCGCACAGGCGCAGCGCCTGAAGATGAAGCGCCCGCTGCTCGTGACGGACGCCGGCGTGGTGAAGGCGGGGCTGGCCGCGCGCGTGCAGGAGGTGCTCAAGGGCGCCGGCCTGGAGTGCGCCGTCTTCGACCGCGTGGAGCCCAACCCCACCGAGCGCGACGTCTTCGCCGGCCTGGAGGCCTACCGCAAGGGCGGCTGTGACGGCATCGTCGCCCTGGGCGGTGGCAGCGCCCTGGACGCGGGCAAGCTGGTGCAGTTGATGACCACGCACGAGCCGCCGCTCAGCCGCTACGACGACGCCAAGGGTGGGGACCAGTTCGTGAACGACGACCTGCCGCCGCTCATCGCGATTCCCACCACCGCGGGCACCGGCTCGGAGGTGGGGCGCTCGGGCGTGGTGACGCTGGAGGACACGGGCCGCAAGACGGTCATCTTCAGCCCGCACCTGCTGCCTCGCGCGGCCATCTGCGACCCGGAGCTGACGCTGGGGCTGCCTCCCGGCGTTACCGCGGCCACGGGCATGGATGCCTTCACCCACTGCCTGGAGGCGTACCTGGCCAACGGCTTCCACCCACTGGCGGACGCGGTGGCCATCGACGGCATCCACCGCGTGGGGCGCTCGCTGGTGACGGCGGTGCGCGAGGGCAGCAACCTGGCCGCGCGCACGGACATGATGGTGGCGGCCATGGAGGGCGCCATGGCCTTCCAGAAGGGCCTGGGCGCCTGCCACGCACTGGCACACGCGCTCACGCCCATCTCCGGCGTGCACCACGGCCTGTCCAACGCCATCGTCCTGCCGGTGGTGATGGAGTTCAACCGCGCGGTCTGCACGGCGCGGCTGGCCCGCGTGGCAGTGGCCATGGGTGACACGTCCAACGCGCGCGAGGAGGTGCTCGCCAGCAACGCCATCGACCGGGTGCGCCGGCTCAACGCGGCCGTCGGCATCCCCGCGCGGCTGCGCGACGCGGGCGTCCAGGAGAAGGACCTGCCGAAGATTGCCGACAAGGCCTTCCAGGACGCCTCGCACCTGAGCAACCCGCGCAAGGTGACCGAGGCCGACCTGCTGGCCATGGCCCGCGAGGCCTTCTAG
- the rho gene encoding transcription termination factor Rho yields MRKVRTSREKAAAPDVVAVEADEKPRRKRAAKAVERVEPEKPARARRTRRDEDVEVEAEPAEEAVAEPPPRPVLTPISRPVRDDDLQEARISGGEDEQNAATLPPPPESPEAPAFTEVTRDGAPMQVIKLNDLKRMKITDLAKMAHDVGIEGYQGLKKQDLIFALLGGIADKRFEVHAEGVLELLSDGFGFLRSADSDYQPSPDDLYVSPSQVRRFNLRPGDTVTGPIRQPREGERFFALQKVDKVNFADPMSDAARERILFDNLTPLYPTRKLKLEHESSEMTTRIIDMFCPIGLGQRCLIVAPPKAGKTVLLQNIAHAISRNHPDVYLIVLLVDERPEEVTDMERSVRGEVVSTTFDEPATRHVQVAEMVIDKAKRLVEQKYDVCILLDSITRLARAYNTVVPASGKILSGGVDANALHKPKRFFGAARNIEEGGSLTIIGTALIDTGSRMDEVIFEEFKGTGNSEIVLDRKLMEKRIFPTLDINKSGTRKEELLLTQGDLVRITALRQVLHPFTPIDAMEFVLKHMRPTPSNADFLGSMNR; encoded by the coding sequence ATGCGTAAAGTCCGTACTTCGAGAGAGAAGGCCGCTGCCCCCGACGTCGTCGCCGTGGAGGCGGACGAGAAGCCCCGCCGCAAGCGCGCGGCGAAGGCCGTCGAAAGGGTGGAGCCGGAGAAGCCCGCCCGGGCCCGCCGCACCCGCCGCGACGAGGACGTCGAGGTGGAGGCCGAGCCCGCGGAAGAGGCCGTCGCCGAGCCGCCGCCCCGCCCGGTGCTCACCCCCATCTCCCGGCCGGTGCGCGACGACGACCTGCAGGAGGCCCGCATCTCCGGTGGCGAGGACGAGCAGAACGCCGCCACCCTGCCGCCGCCTCCCGAGTCCCCCGAGGCCCCCGCCTTCACGGAGGTCACCCGGGACGGCGCGCCGATGCAGGTCATCAAGCTGAACGACCTGAAGCGGATGAAGATTACCGACCTGGCGAAGATGGCCCACGACGTGGGCATCGAGGGCTACCAGGGTCTGAAGAAGCAGGACCTCATCTTCGCGCTGCTGGGCGGCATCGCCGACAAGCGCTTCGAGGTCCACGCGGAGGGCGTGCTGGAGCTGTTGAGCGACGGCTTCGGCTTCCTGCGCAGCGCGGACAGCGACTACCAGCCCAGCCCGGACGACCTCTACGTGTCCCCGTCGCAGGTGCGCCGCTTCAACCTGCGGCCCGGCGACACGGTGACGGGCCCCATCCGCCAGCCCCGCGAGGGCGAGCGCTTCTTCGCGCTCCAGAAGGTGGACAAGGTCAACTTCGCGGACCCCATGTCGGACGCGGCGCGCGAGCGCATCCTGTTCGACAACCTCACGCCGCTGTATCCGACGCGCAAGCTCAAGCTGGAGCACGAGTCGTCGGAGATGACCACGCGCATCATCGACATGTTCTGCCCCATCGGCCTGGGCCAGCGCTGCCTCATCGTCGCGCCGCCCAAGGCCGGCAAGACGGTGCTGCTGCAGAACATCGCGCACGCCATCAGCCGCAACCACCCGGACGTCTACCTCATCGTGCTGCTCGTGGACGAGCGCCCGGAGGAAGTCACGGACATGGAGCGCAGCGTGCGCGGCGAGGTGGTGTCGACGACGTTCGACGAGCCCGCCACGCGCCACGTGCAGGTGGCGGAGATGGTCATCGACAAGGCCAAGCGCCTCGTCGAGCAGAAGTACGACGTCTGCATCCTCCTGGACTCGATTACCCGTCTGGCGCGCGCCTACAACACCGTGGTGCCGGCGTCCGGCAAGATTCTCTCCGGCGGCGTGGACGCCAACGCGCTCCACAAGCCGAAGCGCTTCTTCGGCGCCGCGCGCAACATCGAGGAGGGCGGCTCGCTGACCATCATCGGCACCGCGCTCATCGACACCGGCAGCCGCATGGACGAGGTCATCTTCGAGGAGTTCAAGGGCACCGGTAACTCGGAAATCGTCCTGGACCGGAAGCTGATGGAGAAGCGCATCTTCCCGACGCTGGACATCAACAAGTCCGGCACGCGCAAGGAGGAGCTGCTGCTCACCCAGGGTGACCTGGTGCGCATCACCGCCCTGCGCCAGGTGCTCCATCCGTTCACTCCCATCGACGCGATGGAATTTGTGCTCAAGCACATGCGTCCGACGCCGTCGAACGCCGACTTCCTCGGCTCGATGAACCGGTAA